One region of Streptomyces leeuwenhoekii genomic DNA includes:
- a CDS encoding phage holin family protein produces the protein MSQLLSVITADLQTLFRQEVELAKAEIREEATRAGKAAGMYGGAGFAGYMVLLFLSLAAVLGLANVMDGGWAALIVTAVWGIVAAVLYQKGRARMRTVSPKPEQTVETLKENAEWARHPTR, from the coding sequence GTGAGCCAGCTCCTGTCCGTCATCACCGCGGACCTGCAGACCCTCTTCCGGCAGGAGGTCGAACTGGCCAAGGCCGAGATCAGGGAGGAAGCGACCAGGGCGGGCAAGGCCGCCGGGATGTACGGCGGTGCCGGTTTCGCCGGCTACATGGTCCTGCTGTTCCTCTCACTGGCCGCCGTGCTGGGCCTGGCCAACGTGATGGACGGGGGCTGGGCCGCGCTGATCGTCACCGCGGTGTGGGGCATCGTCGCGGCCGTCCTCTACCAGAAGGGCCGGGCGCGGATGCGCACGGTGTCTCCGAAGCCCGAGCAGACCGTCGAAACCTTGAAGGAGAACGCGGAATGGGCACGTCACCCGACCAGATGA
- a CDS encoding DUF3618 domain-containing protein: MGTSPDQMRAEIETTRGRLSADVDQLADRTSPRRVARRRAQRMRGAVSGVRDRVMGTASHAAHGVSTTAQSAAGSLQEGTGQVTGAARDAAGQAAGTVRETAGQAGEALQQAPEQARRQTQGSPLAAGLVAFGVGLLASSLLPATRAEQQKAAELMERSGEALEPVKQAAAESAQHLKEGAKEATQSAAAEVKDTAAQAARTTQDEAREQTGRVTDQARGSGRTLADDAKQRPGPASST; this comes from the coding sequence ATGGGCACGTCACCCGACCAGATGAGGGCCGAGATCGAGACCACCCGCGGACGGCTGTCCGCGGACGTCGACCAGCTCGCCGACCGGACGAGCCCCCGGCGTGTGGCCCGCCGCCGGGCCCAGCGGATGCGGGGGGCGGTGTCCGGCGTCCGCGACCGGGTCATGGGCACCGCGTCGCACGCGGCCCACGGAGTGAGCACCACCGCACAGTCGGCGGCCGGTTCGCTGCAAGAAGGCACCGGGCAGGTGACCGGTGCGGCCCGCGATGCGGCCGGTCAGGCGGCCGGCACCGTGCGCGAGACGGCCGGCCAGGCGGGCGAGGCCCTCCAGCAGGCGCCCGAGCAGGCCCGCCGGCAGACGCAGGGCAGTCCGCTGGCCGCCGGCCTGGTCGCCTTCGGCGTCGGCCTGCTGGCATCCTCGCTGCTGCCCGCCACCCGGGCGGAGCAGCAGAAGGCCGCCGAGCTGATGGAGCGGAGCGGCGAAGCGCTCGAGCCCGTGAAGCAGGCCGCCGCGGAGTCCGCGCAGCATCTGAAGGAAGGCGCCAAGGAGGCGACACAGAGCGCGGCCGCGGAGGTGAAGGACACCGCGGCGCAGGCCGCGCGCACCACGCAGGACGAGGCGCGCGAGCAGACCGGCCGGGTCACCGATCAGGCGCGCGGCTCCGGCCGCACGCTGGCGGACGATGCGAAGCAGCGCCCGGGGCCCGCCTCCTCCACCTGA
- a CDS encoding WGxxGxxG family protein has protein sequence MRKTAATTLIALLLAVAPAGAALGQPAERADSTVATATVQAQDDNKDDDGGNEGLWGLFGLLGLAGLIPWRKNRGRQNHRGTTDTTGRSTGI, from the coding sequence ATGCGCAAGACCGCAGCGACCACACTCATCGCCCTGCTTCTCGCCGTAGCACCGGCGGGCGCGGCCCTCGGTCAGCCCGCCGAGCGGGCCGACTCGACGGTCGCCACGGCGACCGTCCAAGCCCAGGACGACAACAAGGACGACGACGGCGGCAACGAGGGCCTGTGGGGCCTCTTCGGCCTCCTCGGCCTGGCCGGGCTCATCCCCTGGCGGAAGAACCGCGGCCGTCAGAACCACCGGGGCACCACGGACACGACCGGGCGCAGCACCGGCATCTGA
- a CDS encoding TetR/AcrR family transcriptional regulator: MDQGQQVRLPLAEDRRTRRSRRALAAALVELVLERGFTALTVEDITERADVARATFYAHFRDKEDLFARVTSDLLAELGERLAPAVADSAVGFTGKPVLEMLRHAREERDLYRIVLRGEGDGKPLQMFVDACARATAGEFRARAERNAVQPRIDPELLARVWVGEQVAVLRWWVEQDTPALPAEEVVRMLLDLAMHGRYWASGFDTPV, encoded by the coding sequence TTGGATCAGGGGCAGCAGGTACGTCTCCCACTGGCCGAGGACAGACGGACGAGACGGTCACGCCGGGCCCTGGCGGCGGCCCTGGTGGAACTGGTCCTGGAGCGCGGCTTCACCGCGCTGACCGTGGAGGACATCACCGAACGCGCGGACGTGGCCCGCGCCACCTTCTACGCGCACTTCCGCGACAAGGAGGACCTGTTCGCGCGCGTCACGTCCGATCTGCTCGCCGAGCTGGGCGAGCGCCTGGCCCCCGCGGTCGCCGACAGTGCGGTGGGCTTCACGGGCAAGCCGGTCCTGGAGATGCTGCGGCACGCGCGCGAGGAGCGCGACCTCTACCGGATCGTGCTGCGCGGCGAAGGGGACGGCAAGCCGTTGCAGATGTTCGTGGACGCCTGCGCCCGGGCCACCGCCGGGGAGTTCCGTGCCCGTGCCGAACGCAACGCCGTCCAGCCGCGCATCGACCCCGAACTGCTGGCCCGGGTGTGGGTGGGCGAGCAGGTCGCCGTGTTGCGCTGGTGGGTTGAACAGGACACCCCCGCGCTGCCCGCCGAGGAGGTCGTCCGCATGCTGCTCGACCTGGCGATGCACGGCCGGTACTGGGCGAGCGGCTTCGATACGCCGGTCTGA
- a CDS encoding acyl-CoA dehydrogenase produces the protein MQGERACCFSLTETDAGSDVRSMRTVAVPDGDGYRLTGHKVFSSAGPFADFAIVVARMAGTGEQEGDKPRFSAFLVDLDSPGCRVEDGATPMSGEHIESDIVLEDCHVPAANLLGEEGEGMRIALGRVTTNRLLHCPTVLGATRRALALTLDRTRTRTVAGGQPLLTLQAIQHKVADMATGYYAARSMTYAALAALDEGREVHTEAFMCKLFVAESAFRILDEAVQIHGKEGLTQGNEIEYLFRKIRMFRVLTGTSEIQRNGIAKLLAFHH, from the coding sequence ATCCAAGGCGAGCGCGCCTGCTGCTTCTCGCTCACCGAGACGGACGCGGGCTCCGACGTGCGCTCCATGCGCACCGTCGCCGTGCCCGACGGCGACGGCTACCGGCTGACCGGCCACAAGGTCTTCTCCTCGGCCGGTCCGTTCGCCGACTTCGCGATCGTCGTCGCCCGTATGGCCGGCACCGGTGAGCAGGAGGGCGACAAGCCGCGCTTCTCCGCGTTCCTCGTCGACCTCGACAGCCCCGGCTGCCGGGTCGAGGACGGGGCCACCCCGATGTCCGGCGAGCACATCGAGAGCGACATCGTCCTGGAGGACTGCCATGTCCCCGCCGCCAACCTCCTGGGCGAGGAGGGCGAGGGCATGCGGATCGCGCTCGGCCGGGTCACCACGAACCGGCTGCTGCACTGCCCCACCGTCCTCGGTGCCACCCGCCGCGCCCTGGCCCTGACCCTGGACCGCACCCGGACCCGCACGGTGGCGGGCGGGCAGCCCCTGCTCACGCTCCAGGCCATCCAGCACAAGGTCGCCGACATGGCCACCGGCTACTACGCCGCGCGCTCGATGACCTATGCGGCGCTGGCGGCCCTGGACGAGGGCCGTGAGGTGCACACCGAAGCGTTCATGTGCAAGCTGTTCGTCGCCGAGTCCGCCTTCCGCATCCTCGACGAGGCCGTCCAGATCCACGGCAAGGAAGGTCTCACCCAGGGGAACGAGATCGAGTACCTGTTCCGCAAGATCCGCATGTTCCGCGTCCTCACCGGCACCTCGGAGATCCAGCGCAACGGCATCGCCAAGCTGCTGGCCTTCCACCACTGA
- a CDS encoding MFS transporter, which yields MTATPAAELSSLASARSRDPRRWLILGVICLAQLVVILDNTILNVAVPTLTADLGAGTADVQWIINAYVLVQAGLLLAAGAAADRYGRRRLLLIGLVLFGAGSLAAALAHSTGQLIAARAGMGVGGALLLTTTLAVAVQVFDEAERVRAIGIWAAVNALGFAAGPLVGGALLEYFWWGSLFLVNLPVVLLGLCAVAVLVPESKSERSERPDLLGALLSTVAMTMLVYAVVSGPEYGWTSPYVLTGAGLGVCALTAFVVWERRVADPMLDMGFFRDRTFTGAVFGAVLITFGSGGALYLLTQQLQFVLGYGPLEAGLRTAPFALTVVVLNFTGLSARLSKRLGIPGAVAVGMTLLACGLAAVALAGRIVDGYGGLLTGLVLMGVGCAFANPAMAVAVLGALPRDKAGAGAGIEGTVTEFGSGLGVAVLGAVLSARFSALVPVTAASLPAALAAADSAAERRAVTRAFGSALEAGQLVGAAAVLAGGLVAAGLLRRAQRAPAQAPASTHPA from the coding sequence ATGACGGCGACGCCCGCCGCCGAGCTGTCCAGCCTCGCCTCCGCCCGGTCGCGGGACCCGAGACGCTGGCTGATCCTCGGCGTGATCTGCCTGGCCCAGCTCGTCGTCATCCTCGACAACACGATCCTCAACGTCGCCGTGCCCACGCTCACCGCGGACCTCGGCGCCGGGACCGCCGATGTGCAGTGGATCATCAACGCCTATGTCCTGGTGCAGGCGGGGCTGCTGCTCGCGGCCGGCGCGGCCGCCGACCGGTACGGCCGCAGGCGCCTGCTCCTGATTGGCCTGGTCCTCTTCGGCGCCGGCTCGCTCGCGGCCGCGCTCGCGCACAGCACCGGCCAGTTGATCGCCGCTCGCGCGGGCATGGGCGTGGGCGGAGCACTGCTGCTGACCACCACGCTCGCCGTCGCCGTCCAGGTCTTCGACGAGGCGGAGCGCGTGCGCGCCATCGGCATCTGGGCCGCGGTCAACGCCCTGGGCTTCGCGGCGGGGCCGCTCGTCGGCGGAGCCCTCCTCGAGTACTTCTGGTGGGGCTCCCTCTTCCTCGTCAACCTGCCCGTGGTCCTCCTCGGCCTGTGCGCCGTCGCCGTCCTCGTACCCGAGAGCAAGTCCGAGCGGAGCGAGCGCCCCGATCTCCTCGGCGCCCTGCTGTCCACGGTCGCGATGACCATGCTCGTCTACGCCGTCGTCTCGGGTCCCGAATACGGCTGGACGTCGCCGTACGTCCTCACCGGCGCGGGGCTCGGCGTCTGCGCCCTGACCGCGTTCGTCGTCTGGGAGCGCCGGGTGGCCGACCCCATGCTGGACATGGGCTTCTTCCGCGACCGGACCTTCACCGGGGCCGTGTTCGGGGCGGTACTGATCACCTTCGGCAGCGGCGGCGCCCTGTACCTGCTGACGCAGCAGCTCCAGTTCGTACTGGGATACGGGCCGTTGGAGGCGGGCCTGCGCACCGCGCCGTTCGCGCTGACCGTCGTCGTACTCAACTTCACCGGCCTGTCCGCCCGGTTGAGCAAGCGCCTCGGCATCCCGGGCGCGGTGGCCGTCGGCATGACCCTGCTGGCCTGCGGTCTCGCCGCCGTCGCGCTCGCCGGGCGGATCGTGGACGGCTACGGGGGGCTGCTGACCGGACTCGTCCTGATGGGCGTGGGCTGCGCGTTCGCCAACCCGGCGATGGCCGTCGCCGTGCTCGGCGCCCTGCCGCGCGACAAGGCGGGCGCCGGTGCGGGCATCGAGGGCACGGTGACCGAGTTCGGCAGCGGTCTCGGCGTGGCCGTCCTCGGGGCCGTCCTCAGCGCCCGCTTCTCCGCGCTGGTGCCGGTGACCGCGGCCTCGCTGCCGGCCGCGCTGGCCGCCGCGGACTCCGCGGCCGAACGGCGGGCGGTGACGCGGGCGTTCGGATCCGCTCTGGAGGCCGGGCAGCTCGTGGGGGCGGCGGCCGTGCTGGCCGGGGGGCTGGTGGCGGCCGGGCTGCTGCGGCGGGCGCAACGCGCGCCCGCGCAGGCGCCCGCCTCCACGCACCCGGCGTGA
- a CDS encoding MbtH family protein codes for MTNPFEDPEASYLVLVNDEGQHSLWPAFAAVPEGWETVFGEAGREECLAYVEETWTDMRPKSLIAAMEGK; via the coding sequence GTGACAAATCCGTTCGAAGACCCCGAAGCGAGCTATCTGGTCCTGGTCAACGACGAGGGACAGCATTCCCTGTGGCCGGCGTTCGCCGCGGTGCCGGAGGGCTGGGAGACCGTGTTCGGCGAAGCCGGCCGCGAGGAGTGCCTGGCCTACGTCGAGGAGACGTGGACCGACATGCGGCCCAAGAGCCTCATAGCGGCCATGGAGGGGAAGTAG
- a CDS encoding pectate lyase family protein produces MRRPVALRLHAALATMALAAATGAFLVMPEEASAATGGATGYATQNGGTTGGAGGQTVRATTGTAIHAALCGRASSSTPITIEVEGTINHGNTSKVSGGSCSTADGVIELKQISNVTIVGVGSGAVFDQLGIHIRDSRNIIIQNVTVRNVKKSGSPTSNGGDAIGMESNVRNVWVDHVTLEASGGESEGFDGLFDMKDNTQYVTLSYSVLRNSGRGGLIGSSESDTSNGYVTFHHNMYENIDSRAPLLRGGIAHIYNNHYVSLNESGINSRAGARAKVDNNYFKDSKDVLGTFYTDAAGYWQVSGNIFDNVTWSAPGTDNKPAGPDPQSNTTVSIPYSYNLDGAACVPDIVRQTAGANKGLRVSDGNCTPQTPSPTPTPTRTPTTSPTPTPTPTASNPTPGPSQPSGTNLSIGAGSDGSSKADGTSYGNVRDGNMSTYWSPAGSTGSISIKWGSATTVSKINIREASGSAGAIGSWRVLNADTGAVLTSGSGAGVISFPRTSLQKITFEITGSSGTPRVAEFETYAG; encoded by the coding sequence ATGAGACGACCAGTCGCCTTGCGACTTCATGCGGCACTGGCCACGATGGCACTCGCGGCCGCCACCGGCGCGTTCTTGGTGATGCCCGAGGAGGCATCGGCAGCGACCGGCGGCGCCACCGGCTACGCCACCCAGAACGGCGGGACCACCGGCGGCGCGGGCGGGCAGACGGTACGGGCCACCACCGGGACGGCGATTCATGCCGCCCTGTGCGGCAGGGCCAGCAGCAGCACCCCGATCACCATCGAGGTCGAGGGGACCATCAACCACGGCAACACCAGCAAGGTGTCGGGCGGCAGTTGCAGCACCGCCGACGGCGTGATCGAGCTCAAGCAGATCAGCAACGTCACCATCGTCGGGGTCGGCAGCGGAGCCGTCTTCGACCAGCTCGGCATCCACATCCGCGACTCCCGCAACATCATCATCCAGAACGTGACGGTCCGGAACGTCAAGAAGTCGGGCTCCCCCACCTCCAACGGCGGTGACGCCATCGGCATGGAGAGCAACGTCCGCAACGTCTGGGTCGACCACGTCACCCTCGAGGCGTCGGGCGGTGAGTCGGAGGGCTTCGACGGCCTCTTCGACATGAAGGACAACACCCAGTACGTGACCCTGTCCTACAGCGTCCTGCGCAACTCCGGACGTGGTGGCCTCATCGGCTCCAGCGAGTCCGACACCTCGAACGGGTACGTCACGTTCCACCACAACATGTACGAGAACATCGACTCGCGCGCGCCCCTGCTGCGCGGCGGGATCGCCCACATCTACAACAACCACTATGTGAGCCTCAACGAGTCCGGCATCAACTCCCGGGCCGGTGCCCGTGCCAAGGTGGACAACAACTACTTCAAGGACTCCAAGGACGTCCTGGGCACCTTCTACACCGACGCGGCCGGTTACTGGCAGGTCAGCGGGAACATCTTCGACAACGTGACCTGGTCCGCCCCCGGCACCGACAACAAGCCGGCCGGGCCCGACCCGCAGTCCAACACCACCGTCAGCATCCCCTACTCCTACAACCTCGACGGCGCCGCCTGCGTGCCGGACATCGTGCGCCAGACGGCGGGCGCCAACAAGGGCCTGCGGGTGTCGGACGGCAACTGCACACCGCAGACGCCGTCACCGACGCCGACCCCCACCCGGACGCCCACCACGTCGCCGACTCCGACGCCGACGCCGACCGCGAGCAACCCCACGCCGGGGCCGTCCCAGCCCAGCGGGACCAACCTCAGCATCGGGGCCGGCTCCGACGGCTCCAGCAAGGCCGACGGAACCAGCTACGGCAATGTGCGCGACGGCAACATGAGCACCTACTGGTCACCGGCCGGCTCCACCGGCTCGATCTCCATCAAGTGGGGCTCGGCCACCACGGTGTCGAAGATCAACATTCGGGAGGCGTCGGGATCGGCCGGAGCCATCGGGTCCTGGCGGGTCCTCAACGCCGACACCGGAGCCGTCCTGACCTCCGGCAGCGGGGCGGGCGTCATCTCCTTCCCCCGGACCTCGCTGCAGAAGATCACCTTCGAGATCACCGGTTCGTCGGGAACGCCGCGGGTCGCCGAGTTCGAGACCTACGCCGGATAG
- a CDS encoding DUF5682 family protein: protein MQEGTFSALRTQLQEAAEEFAGGPDALQDILLGLVDDVDRALREPLEIFPVCHHSPASALAMARRLREKQPKVVYLELCEDLAPLLTELRNCKLPVALQAFATDVEDFPADWSPLSVVAPVTEASAEYQAISYALQTPGVELVLVDRSCDHVFQWDAAGPAPAEPTDPDAPPAEEEAALHGDAVGLGLGDLRPRFAELEEHLLRHGRVRHWSEWWHQYVELPLGDSDHDTYRQVMFLIGSLFRRLAPGDPHRVRVDEDRERYMWTRMREHLAASGADPADCLYVCGAFHAASRVAEFGVHGADTFEIGPPSGSTWQYGLIPSSHAAIEAQFGLAAGSVSIAATTWAKHVKRSGITPFRLAGQAGTRTSRSRKATAAPPAPAAPPTDKLTGFLQRPPVLDRLDETELLGWSVEIVRAARRNGYLASTADAIAVFETSILLAGMRDRAKPTPYDFQDAAVTCIEKDSVPGRRDVRRLVEIMMGGDRIGQVGYEALPPLARDVHDRLAPLNLKLQQRGVQRALLDIASRPELERCSDTLWILRYLMPQGAVRPIMGERRLGERPIQESWDLALGTHQRALIELGYEGVSIEQVLEQRLRRAAYDPRATAATVLAAVEDATLYLRSRRLADELGTRALEVLAGERSVDGAPEVLRRVRRLLAYYRTSEPVLPPWIESFAKTGYAHYCTLLPTAFTDEDATVRQVAATLGFLFSMESLALSLGCDRNQLELAVAQSHPADPSKTALLWAAQVQLGGLSRDELRRRCDDLLANPLVVPAYPRYLSGFVHALEPVPGLSDVVVEAVSNAFARLPDHVLLPWLPTLVTTLRSGAADLAPLLIREAGRVFPGRLAALDAWVPPWREQRPTAVALSALGPAGPRGAALLAAHPAACDALAGLLGCEGTWEAPDAGPGGAALLGRHPATAEALGELLAER from the coding sequence ATGCAGGAAGGGACGTTCAGTGCGCTGCGTACGCAGCTCCAGGAAGCCGCCGAGGAGTTCGCCGGCGGGCCCGACGCGCTCCAGGACATCCTCCTCGGCCTCGTCGACGACGTGGACCGCGCGCTGCGCGAGCCTCTGGAGATCTTCCCGGTCTGCCATCACTCCCCGGCGTCCGCGCTGGCCATGGCCCGCCGGCTGCGGGAGAAGCAGCCCAAGGTGGTGTACCTGGAGCTGTGCGAGGACCTGGCGCCGCTGCTGACGGAGCTGCGCAACTGCAAGCTCCCCGTGGCGCTCCAGGCCTTCGCCACCGACGTCGAGGACTTCCCGGCCGACTGGTCGCCCCTGTCGGTGGTCGCGCCGGTCACCGAGGCGTCCGCCGAGTACCAGGCCATCTCCTACGCCCTTCAGACGCCCGGGGTCGAGCTGGTCCTCGTCGACCGCTCCTGCGACCACGTCTTCCAGTGGGACGCCGCCGGCCCCGCGCCCGCGGAACCCACCGATCCGGACGCGCCCCCGGCCGAGGAGGAGGCCGCGCTGCACGGCGACGCGGTCGGCCTCGGCCTGGGCGACCTGCGGCCCCGCTTCGCCGAGCTGGAGGAACACCTCCTGCGGCACGGCAGGGTGCGGCACTGGTCGGAGTGGTGGCACCAGTACGTGGAACTGCCGCTCGGCGACAGCGACCACGACACCTACCGCCAGGTCATGTTCCTGATCGGCAGCCTGTTCCGCCGCCTGGCCCCCGGCGACCCCCACCGGGTGCGGGTGGACGAGGACCGCGAGCGGTACATGTGGACCAGGATGCGCGAGCACCTCGCCGCGTCCGGCGCCGACCCGGCCGACTGCCTCTACGTGTGCGGAGCCTTCCACGCGGCCAGCCGCGTCGCGGAGTTCGGCGTGCACGGCGCGGACACCTTCGAGATCGGCCCGCCCAGCGGCAGCACCTGGCAGTACGGCCTGATCCCCTCCAGCCACGCGGCGATCGAGGCGCAGTTCGGCCTCGCCGCGGGCTCGGTGTCGATCGCCGCGACGACCTGGGCCAAGCACGTCAAGCGCAGCGGGATCACGCCGTTCCGGCTGGCGGGCCAGGCGGGGACGCGTACTTCCCGGTCCCGGAAGGCGACGGCCGCCCCGCCCGCGCCCGCCGCCCCGCCCACGGACAAGCTGACCGGCTTCCTCCAGCGCCCGCCCGTCCTGGACCGTCTGGACGAGACCGAGCTGCTCGGCTGGTCGGTGGAGATCGTGCGCGCCGCCCGACGCAACGGCTACCTCGCCTCCACCGCCGACGCCATCGCCGTGTTCGAGACGTCGATCCTGCTGGCGGGCATGCGCGACCGGGCCAAGCCCACGCCGTACGACTTCCAGGACGCGGCCGTCACCTGTATCGAGAAGGACTCCGTGCCCGGCCGGCGTGATGTGCGCCGGCTCGTGGAGATCATGATGGGCGGCGACCGGATCGGCCAGGTCGGCTACGAGGCGCTGCCCCCGCTCGCGCGCGACGTGCACGACCGGCTCGCGCCGCTGAACCTGAAGCTCCAGCAGCGCGGCGTCCAGCGGGCGCTGCTCGACATCGCCTCGCGTCCCGAACTGGAGCGGTGCTCGGACACCCTGTGGATCCTGCGGTACCTGATGCCGCAGGGCGCCGTACGGCCGATCATGGGCGAGCGGCGGCTCGGCGAACGGCCCATCCAGGAGTCGTGGGACCTCGCCCTGGGCACCCACCAGCGGGCGCTGATCGAGCTCGGCTACGAGGGCGTCAGCATCGAGCAGGTGCTGGAACAGCGCCTGCGGCGCGCGGCCTACGACCCCCGGGCGACGGCGGCCACCGTCCTCGCCGCCGTCGAGGACGCGACCTTGTACCTGCGCAGCCGTCGCCTCGCCGACGAACTGGGCACCCGTGCCCTGGAGGTGCTCGCGGGCGAACGCAGCGTGGACGGCGCGCCGGAGGTGCTGCGCCGGGTCCGCCGGCTGCTGGCGTACTACCGCACCAGCGAACCGGTCCTGCCCCCGTGGATCGAGTCCTTCGCCAAGACCGGATACGCCCACTACTGCACCCTGCTGCCGACGGCGTTCACCGACGAGGACGCCACCGTGCGCCAGGTCGCGGCCACGCTGGGCTTCCTGTTCAGCATGGAGAGTCTGGCCCTCTCGCTGGGCTGCGACCGCAACCAGCTCGAACTGGCGGTCGCCCAGTCGCACCCGGCCGATCCGTCGAAGACGGCACTGCTGTGGGCGGCCCAGGTCCAGCTCGGCGGCCTGAGCCGGGACGAGCTGCGCCGCAGATGCGACGATCTGCTGGCCAACCCGCTGGTCGTACCCGCCTATCCGCGCTATCTCAGCGGCTTCGTGCATGCCCTGGAGCCGGTGCCCGGGCTGTCCGACGTCGTGGTGGAGGCGGTGTCGAACGCCTTCGCCCGGCTGCCGGACCACGTCCTGCTGCCCTGGCTGCCGACGCTCGTCACCACGCTGCGGTCCGGCGCCGCGGATCTGGCGCCGCTCCTCATCCGCGAGGCCGGCCGGGTCTTCCCCGGCAGGCTCGCCGCGCTGGACGCGTGGGTGCCTCCGTGGCGGGAGCAGCGGCCCACGGCCGTCGCGCTTTCGGCGCTGGGCCCCGCGGGCCCTCGCGGCGCCGCCCTCCTCGCCGCGCACCCGGCGGCGTGCGACGCACTGGCCGGGCTGCTGGGCTGCGAGGGAACGTGGGAGGCACCGGACGCCGGGCCGGGCGGCGCGGCACTGCTCGGCCGCCATCCCGCGACGGCGGAGGCACTGGGGGAGCTGCTGGCCGAGCGCTGA